One segment of Massilia sp. Se16.2.3 DNA contains the following:
- a CDS encoding glycosyltransferase, whose product MDLQETHIFVFELGFAVSLLCSLLLVATTRWHGRFTLDATAGVQKFHSVPTPRIGGLAIMLGLICAYAVAGTRQQDLLAPLLAAAAPAFLFGIAEDMTRRVSIGARLLATMASGLACWAFTGVSIVHTGLDLLDLALTWLPLSILFTAFAVGGVANAVNIIDGFNGLASGTVVIGLAALGVIALDCGDTELAWVCFTVCIVTAGFFLVNFPFGKLFLGDGGAYLLGFLLAWLSVMLVYRNREVSAWAALLACAYPTFETLFTIVRRVWCGRHPGQPDRCHLHSLVKIAIAGRLFRKLRAPLRNACVSPFCWLLAAVPAMLAVRFHQDSQALVLAALASLGIYLAFYWYVAYAARARRRRAQRPQARTTAIAAVAAAVEPEAASLQA is encoded by the coding sequence ATGGATCTCCAGGAAACCCACATCTTCGTTTTTGAGCTCGGCTTTGCAGTATCGCTGCTGTGCTCGCTGCTGCTGGTCGCGACAACGCGCTGGCATGGCAGGTTCACGCTCGATGCGACCGCTGGAGTGCAGAAATTCCATAGCGTGCCCACGCCGCGCATTGGCGGCCTGGCGATCATGCTTGGGCTCATTTGCGCCTATGCGGTTGCCGGCACCAGGCAGCAGGACCTGCTCGCGCCTCTGCTTGCCGCAGCGGCGCCGGCCTTCCTGTTCGGTATCGCCGAAGACATGACGCGCCGCGTTTCGATCGGTGCGCGCCTGCTTGCGACCATGGCCAGCGGCCTGGCCTGCTGGGCCTTTACCGGCGTGAGCATCGTCCATACCGGCCTCGACCTGCTCGACCTGGCGCTGACCTGGCTGCCCCTGTCGATCCTGTTTACGGCCTTCGCGGTGGGCGGCGTGGCCAATGCGGTCAACATCATCGACGGTTTCAACGGCCTGGCCAGCGGCACGGTCGTCATCGGCCTGGCGGCGCTGGGCGTGATCGCCCTCGATTGCGGCGACACCGAACTGGCCTGGGTGTGCTTCACGGTGTGCATCGTGACGGCCGGCTTCTTCCTCGTGAATTTCCCTTTCGGCAAGCTGTTCCTTGGTGACGGCGGTGCCTACCTGCTCGGTTTCCTGCTTGCCTGGCTGTCGGTGATGCTGGTCTACCGCAACCGCGAGGTATCGGCCTGGGCGGCGCTGCTGGCCTGTGCTTATCCGACCTTCGAGACCCTGTTCACCATCGTGCGCCGTGTGTGGTGCGGACGCCATCCGGGGCAGCCGGACCGTTGCCACCTGCACAGCCTGGTCAAGATCGCCATTGCCGGCCGTCTGTTCCGCAAGCTGCGCGCACCGCTGAGGAATGCCTGTGTGTCGCCGTTCTGCTGGCTACTGGCCGCCGTGCCGGCCATGCTGGCGGTGCGTTTCCACCAGGACTCGCAAGCCCTGGTGCTGGCCGCCCTGGCCAGCCTCGGCATCTATCTGGCGTTCTACTGGTACGTGGCCTACGCGGCCCGTGCACGGCGCCGCCGCGCCCAGCGTCCGCAGGCGCGCACCACGGCCATTGCCGCCGTGGCCGCCGCGGTCGAACCGGAAGCCGCCTCGCTGCAGGCGTGA
- a CDS encoding carbohydrate binding domain-containing protein, translating into MFRYKNLLASAGIALVLGACGGSGSDPQPTLATAGKITPIPGPNPPTSTVLWSDEFNGNSLDPAKWGYQLGNGATVGNPGWGNNELEYYTDRPENVRVEGGNLVITARKEAFRGTAAGGNEGQTFGWTSGRIRSAGKFSRTYGKIEFRAKLPVGKGFWPAVWMLPEDNVGNPYATWAANGEIDIMEGMGSKPTKIAQTLHYGGMWPRNIYTSNEATIGNNGKVSEWHTYTLEWRSNEITWSIDGVVTSTQTKWWSSNVNPPDSDDDLNAWPAPFDKPFYVLINLAVGGNFDGNPDAATPDKGEMLVDYIRWSMLPDEKRDPGPRPAMKYPWTPANTVGRPPVNGNLVYNPSFDWTASHTAVTQSPDVETIAGVNNSYFWNLFKLNGDAVASNDGGAIRIGITDPGSEAWNVQLQHNNIALTEGRKYRLSFDARASSNRSMSYTVGAGQDRGFESYSGGDHIAELTTGVQRFTRSFDMQTGTNNAARVVFNLATAGINTVWIDNVVVEDIGAADVPDGPPVGVNLLRNGDFASGLAPDWTTWASPGTGSLAAAIVDGSARLVVLDVDPSNNWHVQLNQPSVPLVKGRSYTLTFKGAASLAGTVGVVIGENGGSYARYLDAGAALTPAAGTYSYTFTSPVTNAAAQLQILGAFGAAGDDYSLSFDDFSLVANP; encoded by the coding sequence ATGTTTCGATATAAAAATCTGCTCGCCAGCGCGGGCATTGCCCTCGTCCTCGGCGCCTGCGGGGGCAGCGGGAGCGATCCGCAGCCGACCCTGGCAACGGCGGGCAAAATAACACCGATCCCGGGGCCGAATCCGCCGACCTCCACGGTGCTCTGGAGCGACGAATTCAACGGGAACAGCCTCGACCCGGCGAAGTGGGGCTATCAGCTGGGCAATGGCGCCACGGTCGGCAACCCGGGATGGGGCAACAACGAGCTCGAGTACTACACCGACCGGCCTGAAAACGTGCGTGTCGAGGGCGGCAACCTCGTCATCACCGCGCGCAAGGAAGCGTTCCGCGGCACCGCTGCCGGTGGCAACGAAGGGCAGACCTTCGGCTGGACTTCCGGCCGCATCCGCTCCGCCGGAAAATTCAGCCGCACCTACGGCAAGATCGAATTCCGCGCCAAACTGCCCGTCGGCAAAGGCTTCTGGCCAGCCGTCTGGATGCTGCCTGAAGACAATGTCGGCAATCCCTACGCGACCTGGGCCGCCAATGGCGAAATCGACATCATGGAAGGCATGGGCAGCAAGCCGACCAAGATCGCCCAGACCCTGCACTACGGCGGGATGTGGCCGCGGAACATCTACACCAGCAACGAGGCCACCATTGGGAACAACGGCAAGGTCAGCGAATGGCATACCTATACGCTGGAATGGCGTTCGAACGAAATCACCTGGTCGATCGATGGCGTCGTTACCTCCACGCAAACCAAATGGTGGAGTTCGAACGTCAACCCGCCCGACAGCGATGACGACCTGAACGCCTGGCCCGCACCCTTCGACAAGCCGTTCTACGTCCTGATCAACCTGGCGGTGGGCGGCAATTTCGACGGCAACCCGGATGCGGCCACGCCCGACAAGGGCGAGATGCTGGTCGACTACATCCGCTGGTCGATGCTGCCTGACGAAAAGCGCGACCCTGGTCCGCGTCCGGCGATGAAATACCCGTGGACACCGGCCAATACGGTGGGGCGTCCGCCGGTCAATGGCAACCTGGTCTACAACCCCTCGTTCGACTGGACCGCGAGCCACACTGCCGTCACGCAAAGCCCGGACGTGGAAACGATCGCGGGCGTCAACAACAGCTATTTCTGGAACCTGTTCAAACTCAATGGCGACGCTGTCGCCAGCAACGACGGCGGCGCGATCCGGATCGGCATTACCGATCCCGGCAGCGAAGCATGGAACGTGCAGCTCCAGCACAACAACATTGCCCTGACCGAAGGACGCAAGTACCGGCTGAGCTTTGATGCGCGCGCCTCCAGCAACCGCAGCATGAGCTATACCGTCGGTGCCGGCCAGGACCGGGGTTTCGAATCGTATTCCGGCGGCGACCACATCGCCGAGCTGACGACGGGCGTGCAGCGTTTTACCCGCAGCTTCGACATGCAGACCGGGACGAATAACGCCGCACGCGTGGTATTCAACCTGGCGACCGCGGGGATCAATACGGTGTGGATCGATAATGTCGTCGTCGAAGACATCGGCGCCGCCGATGTGCCGGACGGACCGCCGGTGGGCGTGAACCTGCTCAGGAACGGCGACTTCGCGTCGGGCCTGGCCCCGGACTGGACGACCTGGGCCAGTCCGGGCACCGGCTCGCTGGCCGCCGCGATCGTGGATGGCAGCGCAAGGCTGGTCGTCCTTGACGTCGATCCGTCGAACAACTGGCATGTGCAGCTCAACCAGCCGAGCGTACCCCTGGTAAAAGGCAGGAGTTATACCTTGACCTTCAAGGGCGCCGCCAGCCTGGCCGGGACAGTCGGGGTCGTGATCGGCGAGAACGGCGGCAGTTACGCCCGCTACCTGGATGCAGGAGCGGCATTGACACCGGCGGCGGGCACGTATTCGTACACCTTCACTTCTCCGGTCACGAATGCGGCCGCGCAGTTGCAGATCCTGGGCGCTTTCGGCGCGGCAGGCGACGACTACAGCCTGAGCTTCGACGACTTCAGCCTGGTGGCGAATCCCTGA